GTTTGGTGATAAGTCATGTTTACGTGAAATTTAATTCGGGAAGGAGATTGCTTTTAGGTGTGCAAATAAAAGCTTACATTGATATATAATTGAAAAGTAAGAGAAGCTATACATAGccttatgaatactcttaattGAGTGAGGCTTTTTGATGAAAATTATGCAGATTTAATTCAGAAAGAACAATATCGTCACacaatattaatattttcttcatgGAAGCTTCACCCAACACAATTTTATATTCTTTGATCCCATGATTATATCCATGCTTGGTGGCTTGAAAATCTCTCCTAGGaattaatttctttaaattattttaatccatTTAATTCTTCAAAGAAGAGTCAAAAGGCTATAGAAGTTTACTGATGAAGACCAAATATAAAGGACAATAAATTGACGAAGTCTTAGCTATATATACACAGTCAAATATTGCATAACTTGCAtgttatgaatttatgatcatcATACAATTCGATCTAGCTAGTTAAAAACTCAAGGAAGGAGGGGTGATTTATTGtaccttttttttaattcatttattttgattatagtGTCCGATATCAATATTGGGTatcaattaaatttgaattcacaCCTGAAAATTTcacatcaaaaaataaaatgctTCCTAATAAAAGGCGACTCCATAACTATAAGTCTATAACTGTGTATCTCATAGTACATCTTAATTAAAAGGCTGTGTATACTATTATGATGCATGATGATCATATAAATTGACAAAGACAGCTTTGTAGTCAAATATTTGCAATGTGCATTATAATCATCTAATTCTGCTTGCTCCAAATTTCCAAAATTTTCCCCAAACTGCCTAACCATTTCTTTTTGAGCAAcctgtttgaattgacttattttacgtattttaaatcaaaataattttgaagcACTTTTGGAGTATTtaagtaaattaaaaaaaacttataagtaTTTGTTTTTtagtcaaaaagagaaaaataagccaaaaatcataaattaaaaattcaataagtcaaaaaaaagtccatccaaacaagcTATAAACCATCAGAGAGCCTAATTAAGTATCATCTCATATTAGTTATCAACATTATTAAAGATGTCTGTCCTAAAATACTTGtcaatttaaaaatcaagatataattaatttttttttgtcctaaaaataattgtttttaaAAGTGATATGAAAAAAGTAAAGGGTATATTAGTAAAAGAAAATGTCACTCCGGTCATAGGAgattattttcattaaaaatatgatCATTTTCTAATTAATCTTTTAGTGTTGGTGGACGCTACCGACGGtaattgtattttttgtttCGTTTAGCTGTAAGCATTTATTGTTCCTAAggccttatttatttttattaatattaatacgTCTGAATcttaataaatatttacatattaaaATGTGCATTAAGAAGTTTTTATATGTCAAAAgctatcacataaattaaaacgtTTATATTATCCTCATTCAGACTTTTCCAACCTATCACAGTAAATCTAGCTAGTCTTCTGTATTGAAGCTCCACAATGTCCCCAAAAGAATCACCCAAGGTAATAGCATTAATACTTTGAGTTGTGTTTGACTAAGGAGAGGTTTCAAATTCGAATTTTGATCTATAGTTGTGTTTGACGATAGTGAATATTGTAtctttaatataaattttttaaataaaaatttagattTAATCGAATTCAAGAATCCAACTGAATAATAGGGGGAAGCACGCACAAGAAAATAAGTTTATGTTCCTTGTTAATATAATCGTTCACTATTGACTTTATACAAttcttaataaattataaatagaaGTGTAATTTTATCATAGcactttttgaatataataaatacaatgcCTTAAAATATGTAATAGAAAAATAActattgattaattaatttgattaattaatttcataaattaaataagtattattgaacatctatttttaatataatggaTAAGTAAATAtgaacggagggagtacttAATTACAGGAATAGTGGCTTATGGAAAATTTTCGTTATCATTATTCCACATCCGCATTTAATTCTTCGTGGAATTattaaagcataaaacatctcTTGGAAAAATTTAGAATATTAATTGTTTTGTCTCAAATTATTTGTTACTCTCTCTCATGAGtgaattattgatttttttcttcatatttacccttcatttaatgaaattctaattattttacatttttaaagagaattgtttgaaaatatcaaaaggatAACGGGGGAAAATAGTCTTTGATTTATGtccttaattaaatattattttttaaagaatgtGATATCCtaacaattcacttaatatgaactAGAGTggatatgattttaaaaatgatTGTCTCAAAATTATTTGACACTTTAGAAATTCAagacaaaattaattatatctttCATTTTACCCTTAGTACGTAGTAATTGTTCGTGAAAATTACaaacaattaaattatatgGAGATGCCACATAAATAAcgacataaagtaaatattcaATGAAAAGAAATTGTATTTTAAGACATAAATAAGGATTAAATATCTTCAAGTTCCTCCTAATTAATATTTCTTAAGAAATGTGTAAAAATAAACACGACAAATAATTTGAAACGATCAGAGAAACAAGTtaagttcatacttgtacatACGACGGCTCAAACACTTTGGTGGCCTAAAGTCAAATGAATCGGAGGCCTTAAACTTttgaattataataataatattgtctAATTATGACTTTGATAAAAAGTTTGaaatttaatgttttttttaaaaaaagatttttgaaggcCTAAGATAAATGCCTTATTTTCTTGTGCGTAGAGCGCCCTAACTCTTTGTACATTGACGAAGACTTTGATTTGTATGCAGTCAATTGCAACTTGCATTATGAATTTCTAATtgagtgatttttttttgggaaaccATGACGATTTAATTCAAAGGAGAACAACAAAGACACAACATCAAGATTTTCTTTATGGTAGCTTTTTCCAAcagaattttcattaataagAAGATTTATTacactaaataaatatttatatcttATTTAACgtcataaattttttttaaaatttcttattaCTCCATAACTAGTCAGCACTATTGATGTTACACTCGTTCAGACTTTTCCAATCTATCAACATTAAGTCTAGCTAAGCTTCTGCATCAACAGTGTATGCTAGtataattcatttttgaagCCCCACAATCAACTTAGCTAATAGTAGTACTTTGGTTTTTCAAAACAATGGATCTTTTCAGtgagaatttaaatttaatccaACTCAATACTAGTATCGAATAATAGGGAGAAGCCACCcctcctccccccccccccccaaaaaaaaaaaaaaaaaaaccatgaaattttttatcattattccaAGGTGATATTTGTTAGCAAACTGTATTGTaaacaaatgatgaaacaacaacaaaaacttCTAAAAGTAATAAAAGACAGAATTTGGACCGAAACTGAAAATAATAACAGtatctaaaaaaattaatgtcAGAACAAAAAATCGAGTCCACTGaatacacagtgtgtccttTAGAAAATTATTCTCCTCAacgtacccgaggttttggaatctttccttcCAGGATataacgatttactcaccaaaatagaggtactgcaaattctGGTGTctgcgaaccactcgaaggcagtatatcacacgagtttttatgaagtgcagaaaagaagaagaagaagaagatgccAATCAGAATTTTCGTATGGAAcaattctgaggattaacagatatatatagcaTGTTTGCAGCCTTTTCGAAAAGGTACCTGTAGGGAAAGGTTTGcttgttgagaaaaggtttgcaacttttcagacAAGGTCGCAACCTTTCAGAAAATTCTGTtggaaaaacggagggaaattctttttaaattaatctGGGAAAGAAAGAAACGGGCCTGGTCACGAGTcagaatttttaattaattaattaattaaaaaattaaagaaaatttgatccaaaaagattatcaagcCGAAGCCATagccgagcgacgacgacgtgaggggagaccctcttcttgaccctttagcaataTGAAGGAGtgtttctacttttaagtaggagactttttttttccaccacctatgtgaaacaaatgcttatttcataCAGCAAGAGAGAATAAATCATTTTTCCTTCCAATTCTTTTTCCTCCATTTTCCATTCGACCTATCATTTAACCCAACAATATTAATATATGTGATTAATGTCCAAGGTGCCAAAAGCCGCCACACCCCTATATAAACCGCCCAATACTTTGTAATCAATATCCAGcaacttcattaaaaaaaatatttccacAAACATGGGCTATATGATatcttgttttgttttcttcctCCTTACTTTTGTGACTTATACTTATGCTACCTCTTTCGAGGTTCGAAACAACTGTCCGTACACCGTCTGGGCGGCGGCGACCCCAGTAGGCGGTGGCCGACGTCTCGATCGAGGCCAGACATGGGTCATCAATGCACCAAGGGGCACTAAGATGGCACGTATATGGGGTCGTACTAATTGCAACTTTGATGGTGCTGGTAGAGGTTCATGCCAAACTGGTGATTGCGGTGGAGTCCTACAGTGTACCGGATGGGGCAAACCGCCAAACACCCTGGCTGAATATGCCTTGAACCAATTTAACAACCTAGATTTCTGGGACATTTCTTTAGTCGATGGATTCAATATACCGATGACTTTCGCCCCGACCAAACCTAGTGGAGGCAAATGCCACTCCATTCAATGCACGGCCAATATAAATGGTGAATGCCCTGGTTCACTTAAGGTACCCGGAGGATGTAACAATCCTTGTACCACATTCGGAGGACAACAATATTGTTGCACTCAAGGTCCATGTGGTCCTACAGACTTGTCCAAATTTTTCAAACAAAGATGCCCAGACGCGTATAGCTACCCACAAGATGATCCTACTAGCACATTTACTTGTCCAAGTGATAGTACAAATTATACGGTTGTTTTTTGCCCATAATTATATTAATGCCACAATAGAGCATATTTTGCTACAAATGGTATGAAAAATTGCTAAAATAATAAGTGATAACTCCCTTCAACTTATATATTTCTATCATAATGAATAAACAATAATATCGTTAATTGTGTCTCGTTATTTCCTTTACATTAACGACATTTTCTTGCCTCTTTTTTTGTTGGTTGAATTTGATcaaactaaatgaattactttTACGTCAATGACCTGGTTAACGCATGCCTCGTGCTAGCAAATTGGCAGGACGTAACTCGTATCGGATATGGTCAGGTGTTTATCAGTTGCTTTGGTTCGATTTTTGTCTattattgatttaatttattaatttttaatttataaaaacgCCAAAtcgataattaatatataagaTATTCCTTATTGATTGTCAGTTAATCGAGTATTGGTCCTTAAtgatttgatttttgattttatcAATAAGAAAATGTTcttctaattttaaattttttttctttctcaatttttatttgttcatttatGCACAACTTCAGGCCTAGAAATTTACACAAATTACAAGCAAAAGCAAATTCAAATACGTTATTGCTAAAAcaaacttattttctttcttgttaAGTAGAAAATAAAGGCATTATCAGCAAGGGTTGTGGTAGAGTGATAAGTATTCATTCATCCTTAATCAGAGCTCTCGAGTTTGAGTCCCTCTAAGCACGGAGTCGCCTTTGTTAGGGAGCGTTTTATCCTCTAATGTGGGACTTTTCAGCTCGAATCCTGATTTAGTCGGGCTCCCTTGTGGGTACCGGACACTGGATGGGAAAcgaaaaaaatagtaatagaTTTTGTATTTAAAATCTAAAGTCACCGTTATATAATTAGGGAATAAAAaacaattttaatataatcttaTTTGGTTATCGATTTAACCATTAACTAAACTAATAAAATAGGATATTGAACAAATTATTGGTTTTATCTTAATGATTTGATTTTTGGTTTTATCGATAAGAAAATgttcttttaattttaattttttttgctttctcaatttttatttgttcatataTACACAACTTCAGGCCTAGAAATTTACACAAATTACAAGCAAAAGCAAATTCAAATACGTTATTGCTAAAAcaaacttattttctttcttgttaAGTAGAAAATAAAGGCATTATCAGCAAGGGTTGTGGTAGAGTGATAAGTATTCATTCATCCTTAATCAGAGCTCTCGAGTTTGAGTCCCTCTAAGCACGGAGTCGCCTTTGTTAGGGAGCGTTTTATCCTCTAATGTGGGACTTTTTGGCTCGAATCCTGATTTAGTCGAGCTCCCTTGTGGGTATCGGACACTGAATGGGACACCAAAAAAATAGTAATAGATTTTGTATTTAAAATCTAAAGTCACCGTTATATAATTAGGGAATAAAAAACAGCTTTAATATAATCTTATTTGGTTATCGATTTAACCATTAACTAAACTAATAAAACATGATATTGAACAAATTATTGGTTTTATCTTAAtgatttgatttttgattttatcAATAAGAAAATGTTctaagtttaatttttttgctttctcaatttttatttgttcatataTGCGCAACTTCAGGCCTAGAAATTTACACAAATTACAAGCAAAAGCAAATTCAAATACGTTATTGCTAAAAcaaacttattttctttcttattaaGTAGAAAATAAAGGCATTATCAACGAGGGTTGTGGTGGAGTGGTAAGTACTCATTCATCCTTAATCAGAGGTTTCGAGTTTGAGTCCCTCTAATCACAAAGTCGCCTTTGTTAGGAAGCGTTTTATCCTCTAATGTGGAATTTTTCGGCTCGAATCCTGATTTAGTCGGACTCCCTTGTGGATACCGGACACTGGATGGAAAACCCAAAAAATAGTAATAGGTTTTGTATTTAAAATCTAAAGTCACCGTTATATAATTAGGGAATAAAAAACAGTTTTAATATAATCTTATTTGGTTATCGATTTAACCATTaactaaaataataaaacagGATATCGAACAAATTATTtccccatattttattttttacaaaatcatttaaaaattgaacCCAATAACCCCAAATCAATAAACTAATAACATTTATTCTGATTTGATTTTTATTGGTTAAGCCTATTTTTATACCCCCACACCCCTGAATATGGACCAGTTGAAAATAAGTTAggcaaaatatttttgagtaggaaattattttgttttcattCTTCTCCGCGAGTGATCTGAGAATTTCCTATTATTTTTCCAATTGAAAtttctatataattataattacatGTCGAGAAAATCTAGACATATAGTAGTATTAGTCATTAAAATAGGATAAGAGGAAGATTTTTATTGTACTTTCACAATTTTTCTTGCCTATGAACAAACATTCCATATTTTCTTAATTCATTGTCAGAGTATTATTAATTAACTCTGAACCTCCggaaattaaagaattaatcaTTATTGCAGTTTTGTAATTTAGATTAAAAAAcagtatattatataatatagcgaTTAATATAATTTCATATGATGACTTTTCTCCATTGCTCCTTCAATATGATGTGTTAAGTAATATATAAATGCTGAATTTGCTCCGCCTTACAGCCTTGCTTTCCATTGCTTCAGCTCGCAACCATAGGAGCCTGCTCGCAGCGATCAGCCTCCATTTGAATTATGTTAGGGGTCTTTCGCTTTTGAATTTCATATGATGACTTTTCTCTATTGCTCCTTCAATATGATATCTTACACTTAACTAATAATAAGTGGCTTGTTAATAATAAGTGGCTTGTAAATTTCTTCCTTGTAGGAATTTTCCTTATAAtcattccatccatttaattcTTCATTGAAAGAGTCACAAATTTCCACAATTTATGTAGTGGAAGTtttaagataatatatttttcttggaAAAATTTAGGAGGTTTGATTAAGAGTGCGTTTGGATTcaacttttttgagtgtttggttggccaacttaaaatcattttgtgcttaaaaaaGTCTAAAAAATAATTGGGCCTGTTTGGCCTAACAAATTTTTTTGGGCTTATAAGCTGCTTTCAACTTagggaaaactacacaaaatggatcttttaaaaaaactatttacTACCCCATATCCCACTCCAAAATAATTCCTTTCAATACCCATTCGGCCCAAACTAATTACCCCTGTgcctctttaattatttttaaatttgcgTGCTGACATCAGCGCCTATCCTACATTATACCAATAGGGTATTAATATACCGACTgagtatcacagaggattaaactcaatcctatatgataccgatatggtatcaatataccgacggagtatcacaaagaatatatttactaattagtttaataaataagattgtgattctaataattttctcttaattattttatttttatttcttaaaaaaagagctCAATCCTATATAATATCGATAAggtatcaatatattgttatggtatcattgagaattttaaaagtgtctcattaaagattttcaatatcatgataatATACGAATATACTGTGGTAGTATCATTAATATAATATCGAGTGACTTAAGAAAACCTTTATGATACCATCATAATACATATCATTCAACATTTGTATGAAACGATCGTTAATGATTATATGAAACGATCCTTAATGATACAATGTTAATATATGATGGTTTCATGGAGATGTAGCTGAAAGATTGAAGTAGACATCAATGATACCAtgacaatatataaatatactgtGGTGGTATCATTAAGAATTGAAGcatcctcaatgataccatgtcaGTATATTGATACTGCGACGGTATCTTGATCACGAATCTCATATTTTGTGGGGTATGAATTGTAAAGGGATatttatatgaaattattttacttttataaGGCATGAGCTTACTTTTccttcaacttataagttgttttagatAAATTAAGCCAaacattaaataaatttataagtaCCTTTTAACTTATCTACACAATATTTGATAACATCCAAagtacttatatatatatatgcctaaAACCACAAACtatgatttttaagtttatAAGCAATTTAtgtttgacaatttttttttactatttttccctTTATTCTAATTCTCAAAATACCCttccacacacaaaaaataaacaCATCTCCAATTGCCAAATTAGTGGTTCTGTTATAaaagtaattaaattataagaaGAGCAAGCAAAAGACAAGAAAGGGAGATAAAAAGAGAGATAGTAAGAGATAGAAAGAGAGTTGAGAGTTTTCTGTGTATTGATCTTTGCAAATTAGTTGGCTATTTATAACCAATTTAAAGTATGCAAATGTTGACTAAAGGGGTTAGGGGATAAGATGGAGGCAGGGGAAAAGGAAATCAAGAAAGGGACATCCATATTATCTTGCAACA
The genomic region above belongs to Solanum dulcamara chromosome 5, daSolDulc1.2, whole genome shotgun sequence and contains:
- the LOC129890006 gene encoding osmotin-like protein OSML13, with amino-acid sequence MGYMISCFVFFLLTFVTYTYATSFEVRNNCPYTVWAAATPVGGGRRLDRGQTWVINAPRGTKMARIWGRTNCNFDGAGRGSCQTGDCGGVLQCTGWGKPPNTLAEYALNQFNNLDFWDISLVDGFNIPMTFAPTKPSGGKCHSIQCTANINGECPGSLKVPGGCNNPCTTFGGQQYCCTQGPCGPTDLSKFFKQRCPDAYSYPQDDPTSTFTCPSDSTNYTVVFCP